A window of Hugenholtzia roseola DSM 9546 contains these coding sequences:
- a CDS encoding glycosyltransferase family 117 protein, which translates to MNFKTLNKWIGWGIFAIAALVYTLTVEDTASFWDCGEFIAVSYKLMVPHPPGAPFFLLVGRIFSFLAFGDVTKVAFWINMLSALSSAFTILFLFWSISFLARKVVAPDEKTGEYPLEKQIVILGASAIGALAYTFSDTFWFSAVEAEVYGMSSFFTAFVVWAMLRWDTIEDEKQANKWILLIAYMVGLSIGVHLLNLLAIPALGLLYYFKKYKQTNTLGYLTTLAFSGFLVVLVTYGVIPGLPSLAAKFEVVFVNGLGLPFGSGAIFFTFAIVGGLVYGIFYSLQKRNVLLNTALLSFAFILIGYTSYALVVIRSNANTPIDENNPEDVMSFISYLKREQYGDRPLLFGPTFVAERTDTEYGEVIYRKGTEKYEPIDKKYIPIYDSENQMLLPRIYSQSENHKELYRRKLGLQEGEQPTFGDNLFFLFSHQLGHMYFRYFMWNFAGRQSDEKEAGWLSPLEDLNQELPVDIAGNKARDNFYMLPLLLGMLGLFYQSTRDSKNFLVVLWLFFIMGIGLVLYLNSPPIEPRERDYVYAGSFYAFCMWLGFGVIAIWDWAKKYLGSKNAALFATLVSLVVPALMGFKGWDNHDRSGRYMSVDVAYNALAGCPEQAILFTGGDNDTFPLWYIQDVEEERTDVRVAVLSYCATDWYAAQMKMQMNESKPLPLSLDEKNYRQGKNDYLMVVDREALDRKVNLDTYLKLLKAEDPKVMMTLQDGTSTGKLLGRTFVLPVDKEKVKKLGILPKDKEDRIADFIEIKLKGNAIYKNDLLVLDLIANNNWERPICFNNTSANTMLIDLSDYLHVEGMTYRLLPIKSETEQETGEVNIEAMKENLAKYRYRGTEDTEAYYDDEYKKFASSMRNMYFRLAFALFEQDRKEEALFYIEECLTKLPYQTLGYDYYSGYFVQLLHLLEEDEKGFALSDELGSRVIANLDYLETSNANLFNYSEVFQRSSTTLRILATVYRNLDRQANAEIQQLEMLKASHDKGETERVYEKEGQIIKEIMPAFTEEKQKRLESLKARYPKLNERAQKYAAALGA; encoded by the coding sequence ATGAATTTTAAAACCCTCAATAAGTGGATAGGCTGGGGCATTTTTGCTATCGCTGCCTTAGTTTATACCCTAACTGTAGAAGATACTGCCAGTTTTTGGGATTGCGGAGAATTTATCGCCGTTTCGTATAAATTGATGGTGCCACACCCGCCCGGTGCGCCTTTTTTTCTTTTGGTAGGTAGGATATTTTCGTTCCTTGCCTTCGGTGATGTTACCAAAGTAGCCTTTTGGATAAACATGCTCTCTGCCCTTTCGAGTGCCTTCACTATCTTGTTCCTTTTTTGGAGCATTAGCTTTTTGGCGCGAAAAGTGGTTGCACCCGACGAAAAGACAGGCGAATATCCGCTCGAAAAGCAAATCGTTATCTTGGGAGCAAGTGCTATCGGTGCTTTAGCCTACACCTTTTCGGATACCTTCTGGTTTTCTGCCGTAGAAGCGGAAGTCTATGGCATGTCGTCTTTCTTTACCGCCTTTGTCGTCTGGGCGATGTTGCGTTGGGATACGATTGAGGACGAAAAACAGGCGAATAAGTGGATTTTGCTTATCGCTTATATGGTCGGTCTTTCTATTGGCGTGCATTTGCTCAACCTTTTGGCAATTCCCGCCTTGGGCTTGCTCTACTATTTCAAAAAATACAAGCAGACCAATACGTTGGGCTATCTGACTACACTTGCTTTTAGTGGCTTTTTAGTCGTTTTGGTTACTTATGGGGTCATTCCAGGGTTGCCCTCTTTGGCGGCAAAGTTTGAAGTGGTCTTTGTCAATGGCTTAGGATTGCCCTTTGGCAGTGGTGCTATCTTTTTTACCTTCGCTATCGTAGGTGGTTTGGTTTATGGCATTTTTTATTCTCTCCAAAAAAGAAATGTACTCCTCAATACTGCTTTGCTTAGTTTTGCCTTTATTCTGATAGGCTATACCTCTTATGCCTTAGTTGTGATTCGCTCGAATGCCAACACGCCCATCGACGAAAACAACCCCGAAGATGTCATGAGTTTTATTTCCTATCTCAAACGCGAACAGTACGGCGACCGTCCGTTGCTTTTTGGTCCCACCTTTGTAGCCGAACGCACCGATACCGAATACGGCGAAGTCATTTATAGAAAGGGTACGGAAAAATACGAACCCATCGACAAAAAATACATTCCTATCTATGATAGTGAAAATCAGATGCTCCTGCCGCGCATTTATAGCCAAAGCGAAAACCACAAGGAACTCTATCGCAGAAAGTTAGGCTTGCAGGAAGGCGAACAACCCACCTTTGGCGACAACCTCTTTTTCCTCTTTTCGCACCAGCTTGGACACATGTATTTCCGCTACTTTATGTGGAATTTTGCAGGCAGACAAAGCGACGAAAAAGAAGCAGGTTGGCTCTCACCCCTTGAAGACCTCAACCAAGAACTGCCTGTAGATATTGCAGGCAATAAGGCACGCGATAATTTTTACATGCTGCCGCTTTTATTGGGCATGTTGGGCTTGTTCTATCAATCTACGCGCGATTCAAAAAACTTCTTAGTTGTCTTGTGGCTCTTTTTTATCATGGGTATTGGGCTGGTTTTGTACCTCAATTCACCCCCCATCGAGCCGCGTGAGCGCGACTATGTGTATGCAGGTTCGTTTTATGCCTTCTGTATGTGGCTCGGCTTTGGCGTGATTGCCATTTGGGACTGGGCAAAAAAATATCTGGGCAGTAAAAATGCCGCCCTTTTCGCGACCCTTGTTTCCTTAGTAGTGCCTGCCTTGATGGGCTTCAAAGGTTGGGACAATCACGACCGCAGCGGGCGTTATATGTCGGTAGATGTGGCGTACAATGCCTTAGCAGGCTGCCCCGAACAAGCGATTTTATTTACAGGGGGCGATAACGACACCTTTCCCCTTTGGTACATTCAAGATGTGGAAGAAGAACGTACTGACGTGCGCGTTGCCGTTCTAAGCTACTGTGCTACCGATTGGTATGCTGCTCAAATGAAAATGCAGATGAACGAATCGAAGCCGCTGCCACTTTCTTTGGACGAAAAAAATTACCGACAAGGTAAAAATGATTATCTAATGGTAGTGGATAGAGAAGCCTTAGATAGAAAGGTGAATTTGGATACGTATCTCAAATTGCTTAAAGCCGAAGACCCCAAAGTGATGATGACCCTACAAGATGGCACTTCTACGGGCAAACTCTTGGGACGTACCTTTGTCCTACCTGTGGATAAGGAAAAGGTCAAAAAGTTGGGTATCCTGCCAAAGGACAAAGAAGACCGCATTGCTGACTTTATCGAAATCAAGCTCAAAGGCAATGCTATCTATAAAAATGACCTTTTGGTTTTAGACCTCATTGCAAACAATAATTGGGAGCGTCCGATTTGTTTTAACAATACTTCGGCAAATACAATGCTCATCGACCTATCCGACTACCTACACGTAGAGGGCATGACGTATCGCCTGCTACCTATTAAATCCGAAACAGAGCAGGAAACAGGTGAAGTCAATATCGAAGCCATGAAAGAAAATTTGGCAAAGTATCGCTACCGCGGCACAGAAGATACAGAGGCTTATTACGATGATGAATACAAAAAATTTGCCTCCTCTATGCGCAATATGTACTTCCGTTTGGCTTTTGCCCTTTTTGAACAAGACCGCAAAGAAGAAGCTCTATTTTACATCGAGGAATGTCTGACCAAACTCCCCTACCAGACTTTGGGCTACGACTACTATTCGGGCTATTTTGTCCAACTGCTGCACCTTTTAGAAGAAGATGAAAAAGGCTTTGCCCTTTCCGACGAATTGGGCAGTAGGGTGATTGCAAACCTCGATTATTTGGAAACTTCAAATGCAAATCTATTTAATTATAGTGAGGTTTTCCAAAGAAGTAGTACCACTTTGCGCATCTTAGCCACCGTCTATCGCAATTTGGATAGGCAGGCGAATGCCGAAATTCAACAGTTAGAAATGCTCAAAGCCTCGCACGACAAAGGCGAAACAGAGCGCGTTTATGAAAAAGAAGGGCAGATAATCAAAGAAATTATGCCTGCCTTTACAGAAGAAAAGCAAAAACGCTTGGAGAGTTTGAAGGCGCGATACCCCAAACTCAACGAAAGAGCGCAGAAATACGCCGCCGCTTTGGGTGCATAA
- a CDS encoding MGMT family protein — MQAEDVFALVRLIPAGRVTTYGAIATYLGGVARGARMVGWFLNQSFSQTEDPVPAHRVVNRLGRLTGKTHFPTPTLMQELLEKEGIKVEDDAIVDFEKHLWLPEKELL; from the coding sequence ATGCAAGCCGAAGATGTTTTTGCGCTGGTACGCCTCATTCCTGCGGGCAGAGTAACTACCTACGGTGCTATCGCCACTTATTTGGGCGGCGTGGCAAGGGGCGCACGCATGGTGGGCTGGTTTCTCAATCAGAGTTTTTCTCAAACAGAAGACCCCGTTCCTGCCCATCGTGTCGTGAATCGCTTGGGTAGGCTAACGGGCAAGACGCATTTTCCTACCCCTACGCTTATGCAGGAGCTTTTAGAAAAAGAAGGCATTAAGGTAGAAGATGATGCGATTGTAGATTTTGAAAAGCACCTCTGGCTTCCTGAAAAAGAACTGCTTTAA
- a CDS encoding DUF4197 domain-containing protein, whose amino-acid sequence MKSAYFVAFSHLFIPIEMNMEKKSLLKSLCFLLLLATSLSACSPQQIAGLLANVPLSPSEIASGLREALTQGVKKGLLSLMAQDGFFNNNLVRIPFPPETQKVAERLSDLGLKSEVDKFVKTLNAGASEACKEAEPIFVNAIKSMTIQDAMGILKGKDDEATQYLKRTTEESLVSLFRPVIKRNLDKVNATRLYGDLVSRYNKIPLVQKVNPDLDDYATRAAVDGVFKMIAQEEGKIRRDPVARTTELLKRVFAQAPQNQ is encoded by the coding sequence TTGAAGTCTGCCTATTTTGTTGCTTTTTCTCACCTTTTTATACCGATTGAAATGAACATGGAAAAAAAATCGCTCCTAAAATCGCTTTGTTTTTTGCTTTTGCTTGCCACAAGCCTCTCCGCTTGCAGTCCGCAGCAAATTGCAGGCTTGCTTGCCAATGTCCCCCTTTCGCCCTCTGAAATTGCATCAGGTTTGAGAGAAGCCCTGACACAAGGCGTAAAAAAAGGGCTATTAAGCCTTATGGCGCAAGATGGCTTTTTCAATAATAATTTAGTGCGGATACCTTTTCCACCAGAAACCCAAAAAGTAGCCGAGCGTTTGAGCGATTTGGGTTTGAAATCGGAAGTAGATAAATTTGTCAAGACCCTTAACGCAGGTGCGTCCGAAGCCTGCAAAGAAGCCGAACCTATTTTTGTCAATGCCATTAAAAGCATGACCATTCAAGATGCGATGGGTATTTTGAAGGGGAAAGACGACGAGGCTACGCAATACCTCAAACGCACAACCGAAGAAAGTTTGGTTTCGCTTTTCAGACCCGTCATCAAAAGAAATTTAGACAAAGTAAATGCTACGCGCTTGTATGGCGATTTGGTGAGCCGTTACAATAAAATTCCTTTGGTGCAAAAGGTCAATCCCGACTTAGACGATTATGCCACGCGTGCAGCCGTAGATGGCGTTTTCAAAATGATAGCGCAGGAAGAGGGCAAAATCCGACGCGACCCCGTAGCACGTACTACTGAACTTTTGAAGCGTGTCTTTGCACAAGCTCCTCAAAATCAATAG
- a CDS encoding sporulation protein: MNFHFQKAYHWLQPIQKVWEWVLKPILYLLHHLLSQFGVGSLKLNARMERISLLPCETLKGDLFIYGGKVSEKINKVSISLMVTLKNESKESSKALAHYTVAQNLKTQAGRNQIVPFSFLLPPDLPPTSPDSKIWLKTRATLAHNFFSPQDYDELEILPNPLMLRIEEALFSLGFKITGRTQVEPDALLAANLPLVEKMSYRNLGRLSHLIQDAEVVMLPQFESLDIFVEVNRYQNKGKTKKGIFSLSKAEVEDLESLLFVLEKKLLQLLGID, translated from the coding sequence ATGAATTTTCACTTTCAAAAAGCGTATCACTGGCTTCAACCGATTCAAAAGGTTTGGGAATGGGTACTCAAACCTATTCTCTACCTTTTGCACCACCTTCTAAGCCAATTTGGAGTGGGTTCTCTCAAACTCAATGCCCGTATGGAGCGTATTTCGCTGCTGCCTTGTGAAACGCTAAAAGGCGACCTTTTCATTTATGGGGGGAAGGTTTCCGAAAAAATCAACAAGGTAAGCATCTCGCTCATGGTTACGCTCAAAAACGAAAGCAAGGAAAGCAGTAAGGCTTTGGCACACTACACCGTTGCACAGAACTTGAAAACCCAAGCGGGGCGCAATCAGATTGTGCCTTTTAGTTTCTTGCTGCCGCCCGATTTGCCCCCTACCAGCCCTGATAGCAAAATTTGGCTAAAAACACGCGCCACACTCGCCCACAATTTTTTTAGTCCCCAAGATTACGACGAATTAGAGATTCTGCCCAATCCGCTTATGTTGCGCATAGAGGAAGCCCTTTTTAGCTTAGGCTTTAAGATTACGGGTAGGACGCAGGTAGAACCAGACGCGCTTTTGGCTGCCAATCTGCCTTTGGTAGAAAAGATGTCCTACCGAAATTTGGGGCGACTCTCGCATCTGATACAAGATGCCGAAGTGGTGATGCTCCCACAGTTCGAATCGCTCGATATTTTTGTGGAAGTCAATCGCTACCAAAACAAAGGCAAGACCAAAAAGGGCATTTTCAGCCTCTCTAAGGCAGAAGTAGAAGATTTAGAATCGTTGCTTTTTGTCTTAGAAAAAAAATTGCTTCAACTGCTTGGCATTGATTAA
- a CDS encoding DUF6630 family protein — MSNFFAKFITFFSIFTKNTVKSKKNKINKNELLEIGKYLFFEYFEEYKEFIDDYDKDARQFVLKNKIILSKYDNLNLEKLSFIELIYIFGNSKNKLLVTDWRGEENEYEIENFLEEQLEREIEWKQANEVRAKIKQDKQKEGEFATSLLKAIDKDLETQNKKLLFIELYSDSFVYTVIDHNSHQALTNKFPTHFHGSERLKF; from the coding sequence ATGTCTAACTTTTTCGCAAAATTTATAACTTTTTTTTCAATATTTACAAAAAATACTGTAAAGTCTAAAAAAAACAAAATAAATAAAAACGAACTTTTAGAGATTGGTAAATACTTATTTTTTGAGTATTTTGAAGAGTATAAAGAATTTATTGATGACTACGATAAAGATGCAAGACAATTTGTTTTAAAAAACAAGATAATTTTATCAAAATATGACAATCTAAACTTGGAAAAGTTGAGTTTTATCGAGCTTATTTACATTTTTGGTAATAGCAAAAATAAGTTATTGGTAACAGACTGGCGCGGAGAAGAAAACGAATACGAAATCGAAAATTTCCTTGAAGAGCAGTTAGAGAGGGAGATTGAATGGAAGCAGGCAAATGAAGTAAGAGCTAAAATAAAGCAAGACAAACAAAAAGAGGGCGAATTTGCAACCTCTCTTTTAAAAGCCATAGATAAAGACTTAGAAACACAAAATAAAAAACTTCTTTTTATTGAATTATATTCAGATTCTTTTGTCTATACCGTCATTGACCACAATTCTCACCAAGCCCTTACCAACAAATTCCCAACACACTTTCATGGCAGCGAGAGGTTGAAGTTTTGA
- a CDS encoding acyl-CoA dehydrogenase family protein, giving the protein METAIKNNSLNGGEFLLRQVEAEEVFIPEEFSDEQKMMAQATQDFLQKEIYPNQDKIDKHPEMGASLLEKAGELGLLGISLPESYGGLGMSFNTSLLIADIVGSAGSFSTTYGAHTGIGTLPILYYGTEAQRQQYIPKLATGEWKASYCLTEPDAGSDANSGKTKAVLSADGKTYHITGQKMWITNGGFADLMIVFAKIEDDKNLTAFIVEKTFGGITMNEEENKLGIKGSSTRQIFFNETPVPVENMLSTRGNGFKIAVNILNIGRIKLAAGVLNGCRVVAEKATQYANERKQFGTAISSFGAIQYKLAEMATRTFATESASYRAGQNIEDRIEALIEGGMNEEEAKLKGVEEFAIECALLKVHGSETLDFCVDEGVQIYGGMGFSEEAPMARAYRDARISRIYEGTNEINRMLLVSMILRRAMKGELALLEAALAVGKELTAIPSFEVLDKSVPFAEEKDLLKRMKKAILMVAGKAAQSLGGKLESEQEIVMAIADMIIETYVAESCILRAEKLIKTKGEAYAAPYAEMAKLYLQIAINQLDIKGKEAIACFAKGDEMRVMLMGLKRFTKHEPLNQRDLRRSIAARLINENKFVYYPF; this is encoded by the coding sequence ATGGAAACGGCAATCAAAAACAACTCTCTCAATGGTGGCGAATTTTTACTTCGTCAGGTGGAAGCAGAAGAAGTATTCATTCCCGAAGAATTTAGCGACGAGCAAAAGATGATGGCACAAGCCACACAAGACTTTTTACAAAAAGAAATCTATCCAAATCAAGACAAAATCGATAAGCACCCCGAAATGGGCGCGTCCCTTTTAGAAAAGGCGGGCGAATTGGGTCTTTTGGGTATTTCCCTACCTGAAAGCTACGGCGGCTTGGGCATGAGCTTCAATACTTCGCTGCTTATCGCTGATATTGTCGGCTCGGCAGGCTCATTTTCAACCACTTACGGCGCACATACAGGCATTGGTACGCTGCCAATTTTGTATTACGGCACAGAAGCACAACGCCAACAGTACATTCCCAAATTAGCCACAGGCGAATGGAAAGCCTCTTACTGCCTGACCGAACCTGATGCAGGCTCCGATGCCAATTCGGGCAAAACCAAAGCCGTACTTTCTGCCGATGGCAAGACCTACCACATCACAGGGCAAAAAATGTGGATAACCAACGGTGGCTTTGCCGACCTGATGATAGTTTTCGCAAAAATAGAAGACGACAAAAACCTCACCGCCTTTATTGTAGAAAAAACCTTTGGCGGCATCACGATGAACGAAGAAGAAAACAAGTTGGGCATCAAAGGCTCTTCTACACGCCAAATTTTCTTCAACGAAACGCCCGTACCTGTGGAAAATATGCTCTCTACAAGGGGCAACGGTTTCAAAATTGCCGTTAATATTTTAAATATTGGTCGTATCAAATTAGCCGCAGGGGTATTGAATGGCTGCCGCGTCGTAGCTGAAAAAGCAACCCAATACGCCAACGAGCGCAAGCAATTCGGCACTGCTATTAGCTCTTTTGGAGCAATTCAATACAAGTTGGCAGAAATGGCAACCCGTACTTTCGCCACAGAATCGGCTTCTTATCGTGCAGGTCAGAATATCGAAGACCGCATCGAGGCACTTATCGAAGGGGGCATGAACGAAGAAGAGGCAAAACTCAAAGGCGTAGAAGAATTTGCCATCGAGTGCGCTCTTTTGAAGGTACATGGCTCTGAAACCTTAGATTTCTGTGTAGATGAAGGCGTACAAATTTATGGTGGCATGGGCTTTTCCGAAGAAGCACCGATGGCACGCGCCTATCGTGATGCCCGCATTTCGCGCATCTATGAAGGCACAAATGAAATCAACCGCATGCTTTTGGTGAGCATGATTTTGCGCCGCGCCATGAAAGGCGAATTAGCCCTTTTAGAAGCTGCCTTAGCCGTAGGCAAGGAACTGACCGCCATTCCTTCTTTTGAAGTATTGGATAAAAGCGTTCCTTTTGCAGAAGAAAAAGATTTGCTCAAACGCATGAAAAAGGCGATTTTGATGGTGGCAGGAAAAGCCGCTCAAAGTTTAGGTGGCAAGCTCGAAAGCGAGCAAGAAATCGTAATGGCGATTGCTGATATGATTATCGAAACTTATGTAGCCGAATCTTGTATCTTACGTGCCGAAAAACTCATCAAGACCAAAGGCGAAGCATACGCTGCCCCTTATGCAGAGATGGCAAAATTGTACCTACAAATTGCTATCAATCAATTAGACATCAAAGGAAAAGAAGCGATTGCCTGCTTTGCCAAAGGCGACGAAATGCGCGTGATGCTCATGGGCTTGAAACGCTTTACCAAGCATGAGCCGCTGAATCAGAGAGATTTGCGCCGCAGCATTGCAGCCCGCTTGATTAATGAGAACAAATTTGTTTATTATCCTTTCTAA
- a CDS encoding tryptophan 2,3-dioxygenase family protein — protein sequence MDNTPPAPSHDENLPHSESSSAQNIFTPEVEKRIWQLAEKYENVGQDLTSYLDGLLYANYLTYWEYIHLDTLLSLQTPRTDFPDELIFVTYHQITELYFKLILHELNQIGWRQRIDGTFFLEKLRRVNRYVRHLINSFEIMVDGMEYEQFLRYRMSLLPASGFQSAQFRMIEIYATDFKNLVGREHKNLFDEESRIEEMFGYVYWKRGAIENQSGQKTLTLRQFERKYSEELLKLAKQCRTRNLWHVAAQKLGDTPLREKIIQEMRNFDVLFNVDWRLAHIKSAFKYLSRDENTINATGGTNWKRYLPSTMQLQIFFPTLWSEEEREEWGKHWVLQNIGRRAEK from the coding sequence ATGGACAACACGCCCCCTGCTCCTTCGCACGACGAAAACCTCCCCCATTCCGAATCTTCTTCGGCGCAAAACATTTTCACCCCCGAAGTAGAAAAGAGAATTTGGCAATTAGCCGAAAAATATGAAAATGTAGGACAAGACCTAACTTCCTACTTAGACGGTCTGCTCTATGCCAACTACCTCACCTATTGGGAATATATCCACTTGGATACGCTTCTAAGCCTGCAAACGCCGCGCACAGATTTCCCCGACGAGCTAATTTTTGTTACCTATCATCAAATTACGGAGCTTTACTTCAAACTCATTCTGCACGAACTAAACCAAATCGGTTGGCGGCAGCGCATAGATGGTACTTTCTTTTTGGAAAAGCTCCGCCGCGTCAATCGCTATGTCCGTCATCTCATCAATTCCTTTGAGATTATGGTCGATGGCATGGAGTATGAACAATTTTTGCGCTACCGCATGTCGCTCCTACCTGCCAGCGGCTTCCAGTCGGCACAGTTTAGAATGATAGAAATTTATGCGACCGATTTCAAAAACTTGGTTGGGCGCGAACACAAAAACCTCTTCGACGAGGAGTCGCGCATCGAGGAAATGTTTGGCTATGTCTATTGGAAAAGAGGGGCAATAGAAAATCAATCGGGGCAGAAGACCCTAACTCTGCGCCAATTCGAGCGCAAATATTCCGAAGAGTTGCTCAAATTAGCCAAACAATGCCGCACCCGCAACCTTTGGCATGTGGCAGCTCAAAAATTGGGCGACACCCCTTTGCGTGAGAAAATTATTCAAGAGATGCGAAATTTTGATGTCCTTTTCAATGTCGATTGGCGTTTGGCACACATCAAATCCGCCTTCAAATACCTAAGCCGCGACGAAAATACCATCAACGCCACAGGCGGCACAAATTGGAAGCGATACCTACCCTCCACCATGCAGTTGCAAATCTTTTTCCCTACCCTTTGGAGCGAAGAAGAGCGCGAAGAATGGGGCAAGCATTGGGTTTTGCAAAATATAGGCAGACGCGCCGAAAAATAA
- a CDS encoding GSCFA domain-containing protein — protein sequence MKANFFHTPLTPKAFPKTFSHQNSFFMMGSCFAENLHQYLTENKFETYTNPFGTIFNPLSLFILLMAEEIDFAKYYVQNQDVWYNYLCHSRLAALKKSDLEQKLATLTLEKNERLERADVLVLTFGTAYIYELISEQKMVANCHKIEASKFRKVLLSPEDLVYYFDIVYQNKLWNKEIILTISPVRHLKDGMAENQVSKSILRYAAHLLSEKYKNVHYFESYELVIDDLRDYRFFEKDLLHPNQMARDYIWEKFSSVAFDAPTQDFLQQWAKIRQSLAHKPFIAESTQHQLFLQNLLEDLQKIKLVGVENEINQVKAQLLAARNEV from the coding sequence ATGAAAGCAAACTTCTTTCACACACCTCTCACCCCAAAAGCCTTCCCGAAGACTTTTTCCCATCAAAATTCATTTTTTATGATGGGTTCGTGTTTTGCAGAAAATTTACATCAATATTTAACCGAAAATAAATTTGAAACCTATACCAATCCTTTTGGTACAATTTTCAATCCGCTTTCTCTTTTTATTTTGCTGATGGCAGAAGAAATTGATTTTGCCAAATATTATGTGCAGAATCAAGATGTATGGTACAATTACCTCTGCCATTCGCGTTTGGCGGCTTTAAAGAAAAGCGATTTAGAGCAAAAGTTGGCAACCTTAACCTTAGAAAAAAATGAACGGCTGGAAAGAGCCGACGTATTAGTGCTTACCTTTGGAACGGCTTATATTTATGAATTGATTTCCGAACAAAAAATGGTTGCGAATTGCCATAAAATAGAGGCTTCTAAGTTTAGAAAAGTGCTGCTTTCGCCCGAAGATTTGGTTTATTATTTTGATATTGTGTATCAAAACAAGTTATGGAACAAAGAAATTATCCTAACAATAAGCCCTGTGCGCCACCTCAAAGATGGCATGGCAGAAAATCAGGTTAGCAAATCTATTTTGCGATATGCAGCACACTTATTATCAGAAAAGTACAAAAATGTGCATTATTTTGAAAGCTACGAACTTGTGATAGACGACCTGCGCGATTATCGCTTTTTCGAAAAAGACCTACTGCACCCCAATCAAATGGCACGCGACTACATTTGGGAAAAATTTTCCAGCGTTGCTTTTGATGCGCCTACACAAGATTTTTTACAACAGTGGGCAAAAATTAGGCAATCTTTGGCACATAAGCCTTTTATTGCTGAAAGTACACAGCATCAGCTTTTTCTACAAAATTTATTAGAAGATTTACAGAAAATAAAACTTGTAGGCGTGGAAAATGAAATCAATCAAGTAAAAGCACAGCTACTTGCTGCTCGAAATGAAGTTTAA
- a CDS encoding DNA adenine methylase, whose product MNKETTYVPPIKIQGKKTQLVNFILENLPKEFETWVEPFMGSGVVGFNVKPKKAIFADSNPHIVNFYNAIKNKEINHLIVKKFLQEQGKILAEKGQDYYNQIRERFNKDHQPLDFLFLNRSCFNGMIRFNRKLEFNVPYGHKPERFAQAYVTKITNQVKQVAFLIENNEWNFICQDFKETIQLAKENDLIYCDPPYIGRHVDYYDSWDEQNEFDLENTLQNCGAKFMLSTWHSNQYRKNTYLESLWKNYEIATTSHFYHLGGKEENRNAVTEALILNYKTVPKQEFVKPPVYQQLILKI is encoded by the coding sequence ATGAATAAAGAAACTACCTATGTTCCGCCTATCAAAATTCAAGGGAAAAAGACACAATTAGTGAATTTTATTCTTGAAAATTTACCCAAAGAGTTTGAAACTTGGGTCGAACCTTTTATGGGTTCGGGTGTAGTGGGGTTTAATGTAAAACCTAAAAAAGCAATTTTTGCAGACAGTAATCCGCATATAGTCAATTTTTACAATGCTATTAAAAATAAGGAAATCAATCATTTAATCGTGAAGAAATTTTTACAGGAACAAGGTAAGATATTAGCAGAAAAAGGACAAGACTATTACAATCAAATCAGAGAAAGATTTAACAAAGACCATCAACCACTTGATTTTTTGTTTCTCAATCGGAGTTGTTTTAATGGTATGATACGATTCAATCGAAAGTTAGAATTTAATGTTCCTTACGGACACAAACCCGAAAGATTTGCACAAGCCTACGTTACTAAAATCACGAATCAAGTTAAACAAGTTGCTTTTTTGATAGAAAACAACGAATGGAATTTTATCTGTCAGGATTTTAAAGAAACTATCCAATTAGCCAAAGAAAACGATTTGATTTACTGCGACCCTCCTTATATCGGCAGGCATGTGGATTATTACGACAGTTGGGACGAGCAAAACGAGTTTGATTTGGAAAATACTTTGCAAAATTGTGGTGCAAAGTTTATGTTATCTACTTGGCATAGCAATCAATATAGAAAAAATACTTATTTGGAAAGTCTTTGGAAAAATTACGAAATAGCAACTACTTCTCATTTCTATCATTTGGGCGGAAAAGAAGAAAACCGTAATGCGGTTACAGAAGCCTTAATACTGAACTATAAAACAGTGCCGAAACAAGAATTTGTAAAACCCCCTGTTTATCAGCAACTTATCTTGAAGATATGA